AGCCGCCCGCGGGCCGCCGCCGACAGCACGACCCCCAGGGCGAAGGCCACGCCCGTGGCCAGCGTGGACGAGCGAGGCAGTCCCTCCAGGCCTCGCGCGGTGAGCAGCTCCGCCACGGCCTTGAACTGACGCCCCGTGGGCACGGGCAGCGCCTGGGAGTCCAGCCCGTGCACGGACACCAGCAGGTGGTAGGTGGGCAGTGCCACGGCGGCGCCCAGCAGCAGGCCGGAGAGCTGGACGAGGAGCTGGCGGGAGGCGCTCGTCCCCAGCAGGCGCCCGGCCTGGAGCGACCAGAGGCTGCCGCTGGCGTGCGAGGCGGCACCGGACACCACCGCTCCAGCCGAGGCGTTGAGGCTCGGCAGGGGCGGCGCCAGCATGCCGAAGGCCCCTTGCGCGAACTGCCCCACGGGGCTGATGGGGGCGATGTCCGTCTGGCCCGTCGCGCGGGCACACACCGCGCACAGCGGCACGGCCAGCACCAGCGCCAGGAGGAAGTAGAGCGGACTCAGGTGGAAGGCGAACCACCCCATGGCCCCGGTCAGGAGGATGACCGGGAGCACCGCCCTCGCCACCCACCGGCTGGCCGTGGCCTCCCAGCCCTCGCCATACCGCGCGAGCCCCCTCAAGTCGGCGAGCACCGCCGGGAGGGCACGCACCTGGGAGGCGATGGACGTGGCGGCCGCGCCCACCATCAACCCCACGCCGGGCCAGAGGAGCCACGCGGCGAGCGACTCGCGCAGGGCGTCCGGGGTGGCTCCCGTCGCCACCCCCTCGCGCACCAGCCAGGGCGCCAGCCCCAGCCACGCCACGAGCGAGCCCAGCAGGATGCTCAACCCCGCCTGGAGCCCCACCAGCACGCCGATGCCCAGCAGCATCGGGTTCCACGCCATGCCCAACGACAGGGTCTCCGGCCCCATCCCGCCCACCCGCATCGCCGCGGGCAGCAGCGACACCGGGGGGACGAGCTGGCTCGCGTCCCTCAGCCAGGTGAGCACCCCGGAGACGAGACCACTCGTCCACAGGCCCCGCGCGCGCGCGGCATAGGCGGAGCCCGTGGAGTGCAGCGTGGAGATGAGCTCCGCGGCGGCGGCACCGGTGGGGAAAGGCAGGGCCTCCTCCTCGAGCAGGCGCCGCCGCAGCGAGAAGGCGAAGAGCACACCGAGCGTCCCCAGGCCCACGCCCCACAGGGCCACGGCCCAGCCAGGAGGCTGCGTCCCCAGCAGCGTGAGCGCGGGCACGGCGCCCAGCAGCCCCGCGCTGGCGGGCATCGCGCCCACCGAGACGGCCGTCGTCTGGGCGAGGTTGGTCTCCAGCGGGGAGGGAGGAGCGCCGCGCCGGGCGAGCACCGACAGGCCGCCGAAGGCCAGCAGCGAGGACAGCACGCACCCCGACTCCCAGAGGCCCGTCTTCAACCCCATGTAGACGTTGGTGACGGCCAGCACCGAGCCGATGAGGCCTCCCATCACCAGGGCGCGCACCGTCAGCTCACGCGGGGCCGGCGGCAGCGGAGAAGGCGTCCCGGAGACGGAATGCAGCGGGCGGGACGCGGACTCTTCCGGGAGGGGCGCGGGAGCCACCCCGGCACGTCCCGCCGGCAGCTTTCTCATCTCGCGCCACCGATGGCGAGCGGCACGGGCGCGGACGGAGCGGCCGAGGCGGCGTTCTGGGCGGAGCGGCCCACCAGCGCCCTCAGCTGGCGCAGGTCCAGCGGCTTGCTGAGCTTCGCGTTGGGCACCTCCTGCAGGAAGCTCAGCGCGCGCGGGGTGAAGGCGCCACCGGTCATGAAGACGACACGCTGGGCCTGGTCCGGCGCGAAGCGGTTCAGCTCGGCGTACAGGTCCATGCCCGTCATCCCCGGCATCATCACGTCACAGAGGATGAGGTCGAAGCGGCTGCCCCCGTC
This is a stretch of genomic DNA from Archangium violaceum. It encodes these proteins:
- a CDS encoding OPT/YSL family transporter, whose amino-acid sequence is MRKLPAGRAGVAPAPLPEESASRPLHSVSGTPSPLPPAPRELTVRALVMGGLIGSVLAVTNVYMGLKTGLWESGCVLSSLLAFGGLSVLARRGAPPSPLETNLAQTTAVSVGAMPASAGLLGAVPALTLLGTQPPGWAVALWGVGLGTLGVLFAFSLRRRLLEEEALPFPTGAAAAELISTLHSTGSAYAARARGLWTSGLVSGVLTWLRDASQLVPPVSLLPAAMRVGGMGPETLSLGMAWNPMLLGIGVLVGLQAGLSILLGSLVAWLGLAPWLVREGVATGATPDALRESLAAWLLWPGVGLMVGAAATSIASQVRALPAVLADLRGLARYGEGWEATASRWVARAVLPVILLTGAMGWFAFHLSPLYFLLALVLAVPLCAVCARATGQTDIAPISPVGQFAQGAFGMLAPPLPSLNASAGAVVSGAASHASGSLWSLQAGRLLGTSASRQLLVQLSGLLLGAAVALPTYHLLVSVHGLDSQALPVPTGRQFKAVAELLTARGLEGLPRSSTLATGVAFALGVVLSAAARGRLARLLPSAAAMGLGFLLPASYAVTLCLGTLLAALVGRLRPSTTQTVQSAGAGAIVGESLVGVFVSALSLMRQG